In Hemicordylus capensis ecotype Gifberg chromosome 3, rHemCap1.1.pri, whole genome shotgun sequence, one DNA window encodes the following:
- the SPSB4 gene encoding SPRY domain-containing SOCS box protein 4 isoform X2 — MGQKISGSIKSVDVREPPYRPVKRELRGPDFCKPARLDMLLDMPPAHLEVQYKHAWNNEDRSLNIFVKEDDKLTFHRHPVAQSTDCIRGKVGFTRGLHVWQIHWPTRQRGTHAVVGVSTAEAPLHSVGYTSLVGSNSESWGWDLGRNKLYHNCKNQPGVTYPVFLEPDESFVLPDSLLVVLDMDEGTLSFIVDGQYLGVAFRGLKGKKLYPIVSAVWGHCEITMRYINGLDPASYQLTHVPLVIE, encoded by the coding sequence ATGGGCCAAAAAATCTCAGGGAGCATAAAATCTGTTGATGTAAGGGAACCCCCTTACAGGCCTGTCAAACGAGAACTGAGGGGCCCAGATTTCTGCAAACCTGCCCGGCTCGATATGCTGCTGGATATGCCCCCAGCCCATTTGGAGGTTCAGTACAAACATGCATGGAACAACGAAGACCGGTCCTTAAATATATTTGTAAAGGAAGATGACAAACTGACATTTCATAGACATCCAGTTGCTCAAAGCACAGACTGCATCCGAGGAAAAGTTGGCTTTACAAGGGGGCTACACGTCTGGCAAATTCACTGGCCCACCAGGCAACGAGGAACACATGCTGTAGTTGGAGTGTCGACAGCAGAAGCTCCATTGCATTCTGTAGGATATACATCTTTGGTTGGTAGCAATAGTGAGTCTTGGGGCTGGGACCTTGGACGTAACAAACTCTATCACAACTGTAAAAATCAGCCTGGTGTGACATATCCTGTATTTTTGGAACCAGATGAGTCTTTTGTACTCCCAGATTCCTTACTGGTGGTTTTGGATATGGATGAAGGGACACTTAGCTTCATCGTAGATGGACAGTACCTTGGAGTGGCCTTCAGGGGACTAAAAGGGAAAAAACTCTATCCCATAGTCAGTGCAGTATGGGGGCACTGTGAAATTACAATGAGATATATCAATGGACTTGATC
- the SPSB4 gene encoding SPRY domain-containing SOCS box protein 4 isoform X4, whose translation MGQKISGSIKSVDVREPPYRPVKRELRGPDFCKPARLDMLLDMPPAHLEVQYKHAWNNEDRSLNIFVKEDDKLTFHRHPVAQSTDCIRGKVGFTRGLHVWQIHWPTRQRGTHAVVGVSTAEAPLHSVGYTSLVGSNSESWGWDLGRNKLYHNCKNQPGVTYPVFLEPDESFVLPDSLLVVLDMDEGTLSFIVDGQYLGVAFRGLKGKKLYPIVSAVWGHCEITMRYINGLDRSNFKE comes from the coding sequence ATGGGCCAAAAAATCTCAGGGAGCATAAAATCTGTTGATGTAAGGGAACCCCCTTACAGGCCTGTCAAACGAGAACTGAGGGGCCCAGATTTCTGCAAACCTGCCCGGCTCGATATGCTGCTGGATATGCCCCCAGCCCATTTGGAGGTTCAGTACAAACATGCATGGAACAACGAAGACCGGTCCTTAAATATATTTGTAAAGGAAGATGACAAACTGACATTTCATAGACATCCAGTTGCTCAAAGCACAGACTGCATCCGAGGAAAAGTTGGCTTTACAAGGGGGCTACACGTCTGGCAAATTCACTGGCCCACCAGGCAACGAGGAACACATGCTGTAGTTGGAGTGTCGACAGCAGAAGCTCCATTGCATTCTGTAGGATATACATCTTTGGTTGGTAGCAATAGTGAGTCTTGGGGCTGGGACCTTGGACGTAACAAACTCTATCACAACTGTAAAAATCAGCCTGGTGTGACATATCCTGTATTTTTGGAACCAGATGAGTCTTTTGTACTCCCAGATTCCTTACTGGTGGTTTTGGATATGGATGAAGGGACACTTAGCTTCATCGTAGATGGACAGTACCTTGGAGTGGCCTTCAGGGGACTAAAAGGGAAAAAACTCTATCCCATAGTCAGTGCAGTATGGGGGCACTGTGAAATTACAATGAGATATATCAATGGACTTGATC
- the SPSB4 gene encoding SPRY domain-containing SOCS box protein 4 isoform X3, protein MGQKISGSIKSVDVREPPYRPVKRELRGPDFCKPARLDMLLDMPPAHLEVQYKHAWNNEDRSLNIFVKEDDKLTFHRHPVAQSTDCIRGKVGFTRGLHVWQIHWPTRQRGTHAVVGVSTAEAPLHSVGYTSLVGSNSESWGWDLGRNKLYHNCKNQPGVTYPVFLEPDESFVLPDSLLVVLDMDEGTLSFIVDGQYLGVAFRGLKGKKLYPIVSAVWGHCEITMRYINGLDRTVSKRK, encoded by the coding sequence ATGGGCCAAAAAATCTCAGGGAGCATAAAATCTGTTGATGTAAGGGAACCCCCTTACAGGCCTGTCAAACGAGAACTGAGGGGCCCAGATTTCTGCAAACCTGCCCGGCTCGATATGCTGCTGGATATGCCCCCAGCCCATTTGGAGGTTCAGTACAAACATGCATGGAACAACGAAGACCGGTCCTTAAATATATTTGTAAAGGAAGATGACAAACTGACATTTCATAGACATCCAGTTGCTCAAAGCACAGACTGCATCCGAGGAAAAGTTGGCTTTACAAGGGGGCTACACGTCTGGCAAATTCACTGGCCCACCAGGCAACGAGGAACACATGCTGTAGTTGGAGTGTCGACAGCAGAAGCTCCATTGCATTCTGTAGGATATACATCTTTGGTTGGTAGCAATAGTGAGTCTTGGGGCTGGGACCTTGGACGTAACAAACTCTATCACAACTGTAAAAATCAGCCTGGTGTGACATATCCTGTATTTTTGGAACCAGATGAGTCTTTTGTACTCCCAGATTCCTTACTGGTGGTTTTGGATATGGATGAAGGGACACTTAGCTTCATCGTAGATGGACAGTACCTTGGAGTGGCCTTCAGGGGACTAAAAGGGAAAAAACTCTATCCCATAGTCAGTGCAGTATGGGGGCACTGTGAAATTACAATGAGATATATCAATGGACTTGATC